The sequence below is a genomic window from Arthrobacter sp. U41.
ATCACGCCGAGGACCTCGACGCCGGCCGGATCCAGCCCGGTTTCCTCTTCTGCTTCCCGCAGGGCGGCGCCGATGACGGATTCGCCCGGGTCGATGCCGCCGCCGGGGAACGCGACCTGGCCCGGATGGTCATCCAGGGTATGGGCGCGCTGCAGCAGCAGAACATCCAGATCGGCCGGCGCCAGGAGTTTGATCGAGGTCGCCGGGACATCATCGAGGGAGCCGAAAAGCATCAGCACGGCCGCCCGGCGGATCCGCCCTCCGGACTCGACGGGGATTTCCCGCCAGCGCGGATCGGGCGGCGGCGCCGTTCCGGCCTCCACCGCGGCCACCAGATCGATGAGGTCCTGGCGGGCCGTCACAGCGGCCTCCGCTGGGATTCCATCCGGATTTCCGCTGCCCGGTGTGTCTCTGCGAGGAGCTTCGACAGCAGCTCCTCCTGCCCCGGTGCCAGTTCGTACTTCAGCAGCTTCTTCGCCTTCTCCG
It includes:
- a CDS encoding NUDIX hydrolase, with amino-acid sequence MTARQDLIDLVAAVEAGTAPPPDPRWREIPVESGGRIRRAAVLMLFGSLDDVPATSIKLLAPADLDVLLLQRAHTLDDHPGQVAFPGGGIDPGESVIGAALREAEEETGLDPAGVEVLGVMPELALPRGNFLVTPVLGWWASQSPVRVVDFGESAQVFRVPVRDLLDPDNRVMATVTRAGQSFQSPAFTVNDVVVWGFTGMILSQLFDQLGWAVPWDRTSLLSVDTWSRLDG